The nucleotide sequence ACCAGCAGGCACAACTGCGAAGTTAAATACAGACGGCGGCCTTTCCCGCCAAGGTGATCGAGGTGCAGCGGGGGTTGTATGCAGAGATCATATCGGACGGTATCTTAGTTCTTTCTGTTACAGTCTATGATGGTCTTGTGGACGCAACATCATTGGAGGCACATGTGGTCAATGAATCCTTGGCGTTAGCTAAAGACCTACACATCCAAAGCCTGGTTATTGCTTCAGATTGCCTTCAGGTGGTGACGAGTATCAACAAGGGAGCAGCCACTGTTTACGCAACGGTGATCAGCGATATTAAGCATCGGAGCAGTGACTTCAGAGATGTTTCTTTTAAGTTTGAGCATAGAGAATGTAATTTTGAAGCTCATGATTTAGTTAAGGCAGCTGTATCATTGTGAGTGGGTCCGCACATGTGGTTAGGGTGCTTACCAGACGTTATTTGTATTCCGAACGTCATTGAGTTCTAATAAAGTCCCTAGTTCATCTCAAAAAGAACAAAATGTAAATATTGCGATTTGAATAAAAGCTTCGTGGAATTGTCTAAAAAAGTtttaaaaagtaaataaaaatccCACGAACCAAACGTAGTCTCTTCTTCTCCCTCACGTCTGGACCCGTCTCCCTCACAGCTTCTCTTTTGCGCCCCACCTTTCCTTTCTCTCACCGGCGTGGACGCGCTGGGCTACACGAACGCACCACCGGATAACCCCgcggcccgccgcccgccgccggaatACAGCTCCGTCGCCGTACCTCGCCAAGACCCCGTGTCTGCAACATAGGCTCGAGGCCTAACCCTATCCCCCGCCCCCTACACCCGGAGGAggccgcgacggcggcggcggcggcggcgcgatgctGTTCCAGGTGGGAGGGCAGGGCGCACGGCCCACCTTCTTCGAGATGTCCGCGGCGCAGCAGCTCCCGGCCAGCCTCCGCGCGGCGCTCTCCTACTCGTTCGGGGTAAGTAAAACACCGCCCCCTCTCCGATGCGATCATGCCCATCGATCCGGTTTGGTTAACTAGCTGCGTCTATTAGTATTGGGTGCTTATGACTGTTCGAATAATGTCTGTTCGTGCGTTACATTGTAGTGGATGATTGAGAGTGCGAGTTCTGCTTGTGTTTTATTTGCTTCATTGAATATATGCTAGGTTTGATTGGTGAGGCCACGAAATGTAGTTACCCAGGGAAGACAGTAATACGCAATATTTGCAGCTGGAAAAGTTGCTTCTGCTGCCGCTGAAAGCCAGTATTTCGTCTTTTTAGGTTGTTTGATTAGCTGCAATGACTTGGGTAAATTAATTGCTACGTGAGGAAtagtgatttttttttgaaagaacCGGTGAACCACCGGCATTCATATATTAAGCAGGTAGAGAGCgggaaacatgttcatgatcaagtgatCATGAGTGGTTACAAGAGGTTGGTTTCGAAGACCCTGAAcaccagggctgaggagggatATCCTGCTGTCTAGCCTGGATCTCCTAATGGTGTTGCCAGGCATTTGGCCCCTGCTAGTTTCCAACTCTCTGCATCTCTTCTTATCGCTGCGATCACAGAGCAGATTTGGCTTGGCTCGTGTCTGAAAATTCTGTTGTTTCTCTCCCTCCAGATGTGCCATGTGACGAGGAAGATCATTGTCTTGAGCTTTTCTCTGAGTCTTGGTCTTGATTGTTGAATGAGGCTGCGCATGATGCAAATGGAGGAGGTGCTGTGGTCTGAGGGAGCGGCAAGGCGCAGAAGCCTGTCACATTCATTCCAGGCCGAGATCCTTCGCCATATTTCCTTACTGACCGGGCACTCCCAGAAGAGATGTACTGACGTCTCAAGGTTTCTTGTGCAAAGAGCGCAGAAGTAACCATTCTCCCATCCTCTGCATTGGAGTCGATCGttgcaccaaagacggtttttgagcAAGAGCCAGAAGAAAACTTTTAAGTTTCCAGGTGCCCATGTTTTCCATATCAGGTGTTTGTCGTCCGTCTTCAGTAAGCTGCTGAATTGCTCTTTGTAAGCAGATTTTGCACTGTAGACGCCCGCGCTGTGAAGATGCCAGGGGATCTTATCATCCACTTGTGGTTGCAGCGATATTGCTTCGGCCCGCAGTGCTCTCCATAGGATGATGAAGCTGTGAATCAGGTTCTCGTTGGGTCGTATCTTCATGTCCAGCACCCATTTGTCATTTTCAAGCGCATCAGCAACGCATCTGTTTTTGCCCCCTGATCGCTTGAACAGTCCTGGAAACAGAGTGGCAAGGCTTGGAGAGGTGATCCATGGGGATTGCCAGAAGGAAGCTGTTCTGCCGTTTCCAAGAGTTACAGAGGTTGCATGGTCGAACAAAGCTTTGTCTTCCTTGTCGCAAGGTAGGTCCGAGCCCTTCCAGGGTCTGTCTTCAGTTTGCCATGACAGCCACAACCATCTGAGTCGCAAAGCGCGAGAGAATTTCTGTAGGTCATGGATGCCTAGGCCTCCGTATTCCGTCGGCGTACAAACTTGCTTCCAGGCAACCTTGCATTTGCCACCAGTAAGCTCCTCATCTTGTGTCCAAAGAAACTTTCTGCGGGCTTTATCAATCTCTCTGAAGAGAAGCTTTGGTGGCCGAAGAACAGAGAGTGCAAAAGTTGGGATCGCCGAGAGAACGCTCCGAACAAGCACTCTTCTCCCTGCGATATTCATCAGTTTATGCTTCCATCCAGCTAGACGAGCTCGGATGCGGTCCAGGATGAACTGAAAGTGAACCATTTTGGCACGCCCGAGGCTTATTGGTAATCCCAAGTAGCGTATTGGGAAGGCAACAATCTGTCCGCCAAACGCATGCAGAACTTCCTGAAGGTTAATGTGATCACAGCGAATGGGCGTGATGGTGCACTTGCTGATGTTGAGGTGCAGGCCTGAGGCTTCCCCAAAGCTGGTGATGATCTGAAACAGTTTGTCGAGCTCTTCCCGAACTGGGTTTGCGAAGATGACAGCATCGTCCGCGTACAGGCTGGTGCGCAGTTTCAGTTCTCTTCCAGGCAGCGGGGCAAGAATGCCTTCATCAGCAGCTTTTGCTATGAGCCGGTGGAGGATGTCAATGGCAAGGATAAATAGCAGCGGGGACAACGGGTCTCCTTGCCGCAGCCCACGGCGGTGGATGAGAGGGATGCCAGGGTCACCGTTCAACAGGAAAGCGGATGAGGATGATCTGAGAAGCATGGCAATCTAGTCCCTCCAGCGACTGCTAAAACCCAGCTGCTGCAACAGTTCAAACATAAACTCCCAGGAGACCGAGTCGAATGCTCGAGAGTTTAATCAGCAAGGCCGGCTTCTTTTTTCGGTGTAACGATCGAACTGAGTTCCTGACATAGAGGTAGTTATCTTGCAGGCATCTTGACTTTAGAAAAGCGCTCTGAGCTGGCGAAATGATCAGTGAGATTTTCTCTGCCAATCTTATCGAGAGTACTTTGGTGATGAGCTTGGCAATTGAGTTGATGAGGCTTATCGGCCGAAAATCTCCCACAGATTCAGCTCCATCTTTCTTAGGAAGCAAGGCCCGGATAGGCTGTGGAACTGGTTGAACACTGCCATCACCTCATCTTTTATGATGTCCCAGCAGCTTCTGAAAAATTGTCCGCTGAAACCGTCAGGCCCAGGGGCTTTTTCTGCCGGGGATTCAATGATCGCTCTCCAAACTTCCGCTTCAGTGAAAGGAGCATCAAGTCCATCAGCTTGGATCGTTGGCAGGTTTAGAGCTTCCCAGTTAACGGTGCATTTCCTGGGTTCAGCGGCTCCCATGATTTTCTTGAAATGCTCATAAATGGTGGCAGCCTTCTCGTCATGCTCGATCGCCACATGATCTTCAGATCGCAGAGAGTGAATGAAATTTTTTCTCCTCCTTGAGCAGGCCTTTGCAGTGAAGAAAGCAGTGGTTGCATCTCCGGCCTTGAGCCATGTTATCCGAGAAGCTTGGCGACGACGCGCACGCTCGACGGCCGCAAGACCGATAATCCTCTGTTTCAGAAGCTTCCTCAGGTTGAACTCAGCTGGGGATAGCTGGCGCTTTTCCATGGCCACATCGAATCTTAGGATTAATTCAGAAGCAATGTGGAACTGCATCTTCGCGTCACTGAATAAACTGCCGCTCCAAATCTTCAGGTCTTTGGCCACCCGCTCGAGTCTTGTTTTGATCCTGCTGAAGGCGCAGGTTTGCGTGGCGGGGCGTTGCCATGCCCGCTGCACCGTTTCTCTAAAGTGAGGAAAACTGACCCAGAAGCTTTCAAAACGGAATCTTGCTCGTCGAGGAGGGGCGGTGGCACTGGCAAGGATGAGGGGGCAGTGGTCCGAGCAGGTTGTGGATGCGGCGACGAGCATGAAGGAGGGAAAGAGGGCTTCCCATTCTAGGTTAGCGAAGAATTTGTCGATGCTAACTAACGTGGGCGATTCCCGTTCGTTACTCCAGGTGAACCTCCTATTTTTACATTTGATTTCTTTGAGCGCCGCCGGGTCTAAAGCTGATCTAAATCTGCTCATCAACCTCCTATTTAAGTTGTGGTTGTTCTTGTCTCTCGCCTCGTAGATGACATTGAAGTCTCCGTTAACTAGCCATGGAGTGCCTACAGGAGGTGCCGTGCTAGCTAATTCAGCGAAGAAGGCGTCTCTGTTGGTGCCGTCAGAAGGGCCGTATACTGATGTGAGGACGAAACTAGATGCCGAGCTAACTAGAGTGACAGTGGCTGTGATGGAGAATTGACCAACTGCCTGGGAGCAGACGGACACAAGATCACGATTCCAGAAGATTGCAACTCCGCCCCTGGAGCCGATCGCCGGAAGTACTACGCAATCTTTGAAGTAGCTACCGCCAATGTCCCTAATCATGGTTTGAGATCATGTTTCTATTTTTGTTTCCTGGAGGCAGAGGATGGCGAGTCGCTGTGCCGCTCCTACCTCTCTAACTGTTTCCCGCCTTGCCGCTGAGTTCAGCCACCGGACATTCCAGGACATGATCGCACAATTGATGTTACTCATTTGGACACTTGAGTTTGCTCCAGAGACTAGAATTACTAATGATGAAGACGAACAGATACACTTCAGCTACATTCGTGGCATGTCGACGGCCACCAATAGGCCCCAAATTCCGTCGACATGAGAACTGAACCTCTAACCTGAAACTATTCATGAAACCTAACTTGAGCCAGTCCAGGACCGACTGCCTCTGGAGGAAGCAACTACAACTAGGTAACATAATCTAAGCTGCCTCCCCGAGGGGAGCTCCATCAGGGCCGGCGAGTCCGGCAGCGATGCGAAGAGCTACTGGATCCTGGCGTGTGAGCTTTGCAAGGCCGTAGATGTCTTCTTCGGTGAGAGGCTCATCGAACTTCTTGATCAGGGCTTCGGCCTCCTTTGGGGTCATCTTGTCGTTTGGCCCCAGAAGCCCGAGGTCGCGGATGATGTGAAGCGTTGCACGGTGCGCCACCGGCACCTCCGAGCGGTTTTTGGCCTGGCGGGCGCTCTGACGCACCGGAGCTGATGCAGTCCGCGTCTTCCTCGGAGCAGACGGGCGGGGAGGGGGCAGGATGGGCGCCGGAACGTCGGTGAAGAGGCGGCGGGGGATCGCGACACCGTCTTGGTCATTGATGTCCATCTGCTGAACCCTCTGCGTGACCGCGCCCACCTGCACACCAACAGAAGAGGTGGATGGGGCAGGGGCACGGCAAGCTTGGGAAGAGAGGGCAGTAGTAGTCTTGGGGTTGCAGTTGTCGTTGTCGGTGAAGCAGAGAGGCTCGGCTGTCGCCTCCGCGACAGCAACGTCGACATCATTTGCTGCAGCAAGgggcggagggggagggggagccagcGCTGCTGCTTCTTCGAAGAAAGCAGCCACCGGGTCCGGGGAGGTGCGCCTGGGTGCAGCTTCTGATTGGGAGCGGGGTGGGGTCCGGGTGCGCGCGGACGGAGCGTGCTTGTCCTTGGAGAAGCTGAGACGGTGGTGGTGTTGGCCCTGCCGGCTGGTGGGCGTGCGGCTGCGCTGACGTTGATGAcgctgctgggggggggggggcgccgccgcAGGAGCTTCATGGGAGGGACAGCCGCGCCCCAGGAGAGTGTCTTTCCAGGAGCGCCGGCCCCCTCCATCGTCCACGTCGTGGCTGTGTCTGGGGCCGCCGAGGGACATGCAGCGGCATCCAATGCTGGCCACGGCAGGTCCTGGGCGTTGCGCGCGGCCTTGCTGGTCGGGGGCCTGGCcgtcttcgatcttcatcatccaGGTGCCGGGGTACGTTGCAGGGAACGGCCTGGTGTCGCTGTCGGACTCTGACGATGTGAGGCCACTCtgcggggaggaagaggagcgcggGGACAGCGGAGTCCAATCTTCGACGAGGTCGACGTGGATGAGCAGGTCCTTGCGGCGGACCCATGGCGGAGGCGTGACGTCGCGGCTCGGGGGGGAGAAGCCGTACATCTCCTCCGTTCTGCCCGCGCCACGCTTGATGATCCACAGGGTGCGCTTGATTGGGATGTGGGCGACATCCCACACCCAGACCCAGGCGCCGAACGTCTTCGTGTCCCCTTGGTCGTAGGTCTTGCTGTCGAGGCGGTCGACCCGGCACCGGTCGCCGAGGGCCTCCTCCGCCCCCTCGACCGACCACAGCTGCATGGGCAGATCTTCAATGACCACCCTGACATGGAGCTTGAAATTGTCGTGGGTCATGTGGTCATCTTCGTGCCAGGGCTTGATCCGGAGCACGCCCCCGTCGACGGTGACCGAGCCCTGGCGGACGGCCAGGTCGTGGTGCGCAGGGAGGTTGAAGCGGACGAAGAAGTCTTCAGGGTGGTGGTAGGTGACCCGCAGGAGGTGCGAGGGGATGCGCAGCTGCTTCTCGAGGGCCTTGCCGACCGCCATGGGTTGGTGGGGCACGCCTTGTCGAGGGCGGTGAGCAGCACTACGTGGTGGCGGAGGATGGTCTCCTGCTGCTCCATGGCCGGCGTGGAGATGATGACTTTGTGGCTTTCGCGTGGGCGGCGGGAGGGGTCGGTGTGGAAGTGGCGGTTGGCAGCCATGGGTGCAGGCGGtggtggaggggggaaacggaggTGCTCGTGCACTGGCACTCTGGGGCGAACTTGGTCGCCGGCGGGGCGGTGGCGAGGGTTGAGGTGGCACTCCCGACCAAAGTGGCCGGGTTTTTTGCAGTAGATGCAGCGGAGAGGGTCTCTGCAGTCGATGCGGCGGTGCTCCGTGCTGAGGCAGCGGAAGCAGAGCCCTTTGAAGCGCTTTAAGAAGGCCAATCTTCCTGCCGAAGCATTGAAAGCGAGGCGACGGGGAGGGCGCCGGGGAGCAGGATGAGCCGGCGAGGATTGAATGGCGCGCCGGCTTTTCCGCGAGCGATAAGTGCTCCAGCCGTCCTCATTGCCTGAAGAGGGTTGGTCGGCGGGCGGGGATGGAAAAGCCACGATGGATTTGAGCATGGGGCGCCCCAAAGGGGGGGACGCGGCCAGATCCGCGGAGGAAAGAGGTGGAGCAGCATGGGAGCACTCTCCCCGGAGCAGGATACACGGCGGATCCGGAGATGGAGCGCAGGGCGACCGCGGCGAGACCGGGGCGTCGGACGGACCGAAGGATGCAGATGGATCTTCCCCAGATCCAGGAGATGGCCATGCCGAGCGGTCAGCAGGGGGGGGCGAGGGGCGTTGATGGCAGCGACGCGGAGGGGGCCATCGGCCGTTGGGAGGCGCAACTGCCCGCGCGGGCAGCCACGGGTTtggtggccgccgcggccggagtggcCCGCGGATCGGTGGTGCGGAGGGCAGGGAGGGGGGGAGCTCAGCTCAGCCAAATTGGATTCACGTATTCTTTTTAGAGGGATATTGAGTTCACTTGTTGCTGAGCTGAATGCTAGGGGAACATTGCTGGGTTGTGATGTACTGTATATGTTTGACGATGAAGGGAACATCCGAACATATAATATTGTACCTGAATAATCGACTTGATAACTCAAACTAGCATGCTTGTTAATTCGAGTTAACCACCCTGAAATCTTAGCCTTTTCTCCCTTCAGAATTCTCACTCATGGATCCCTACTGTTATGCAATGAGCTGAGATATACTGGCAAATAAATCCAGGTAACAATATAGATGGTACTCAATATAATGGCAATCTGAAAAACACCCAAGATTACCACTCGCAACAGAACTTTGAAAACGAATATATGACGAGGCAAAGTACCAGTATCCTCTGTGTGCTTGTTTTCAGTTGCAGGCTCCAGGATGCACACAACTGATGGATGTGCCTATATTTGAGAAAGTCAATTACAATTTTACTTTTGATCTTAGAAGCTAAGAACATCCTTTTCCCCTCTTTTTCTGGTCACAAGAAGTTATTTTAGGATGGATTGCACATAACAAGGCAGAAAATTTGCCTTGCAAAGGGTACCCTCCAAAATCTCAAGAGACAATTTTGTTATATCAACAATACGGGTGTTTCTCAGGCAGTTAAGTGATCTTGTACCGGGGGCTGTTTGTTAGAAAAGTGCCTAGGTATTGGAACACGACAAGTGCTATGTTTTACAAGATTTTCGTTAAAGGAACAAAGTTTCGAGTTATGACCTGTTTAGTACTTTTTTCTTAGCCAAACTTATTACTGTCTGCGTAGTTTATCATGCACCCTCTTTCCAGTGCTAATTAGTCGATACTATATGCAGGTTTTTGCACTAAGGAGGCCATCCTTGCATAAAGTTTTAGATTATGAAGATGAATTCTTTGCTTTGTTAATGTCTGTTCTTGAGTCCCATAGTCTACGAACAACAGGTTCGTTGTCTCTGTAGCAGAACTCCCTTTTCTGTTGAAAAGGAACTTTGTTTACAACCTTCATATTTTGAACAATGGAATGGTAATATAGGAATATCACGGGAAAATGtattattatgtactccctccatccggaattacttgtcgcgaaaatgaatgtatctagatgtattttagttctagatacatccatttctgagacaagtaattccgaacggagggagtatttagtttAGTGCTAATCTTTAGCTATTTATTTCTCTGCATGGTGCGCATCATTGAGAAAGAAATTATACACCACCCTTTGATAGCTGTTTAAATAAGGCTACCCACCGATCTCTTAATTCAGCCTTACATTAACCTCAACATCTCAAATCCTACTTGCAGGGTAGGTTCTTACCAGTACTTCTGTTATCTAGTGCGACTATGTGGCAGAGAAGTAAACTTTTAATTCGATTAGTAGCTTCATCGTGGAGTCACCCAATGTATATCCCAGAAGAATTTATTTTTGGTTGTGGAATAGAACCATGGATACAACATATTAAGGTAGAAGAATGGAATGACTCCAGCTTAAGCCTTAACACCAACTCATTCCACAAATGAAAGAAATAACCAGGACTATGCATTTAGCCTAGTTGTGGTAGTTCAATTGTATGATTGATAAAACAAGTCTGACAAGTTATCGGCAAACAAGTAATTATATTACCAGCTTTTGCCATCGTGATTGTGTTTGATTACAACTTTCCTGCATATATCTTTCAGATGGTTCCTTTTCAGAGTCGTTATATGGTCTCAGGCGGAGACCTGTTAACGTTTCAGTGAACAGAAGTAATCCTGGTGCAGAATCTAATGTCAAAGTCTATGACTCTGCACTAAGGAAGCGCCAGAAAACCCTCTCTGTTGTATTTTTGGTAATGATGTCCCCTGGCAGAGATTAATTTGAAGTATTATCTTATGTTGGCTTTGTTACGTTCTGGATTTAAATAGTTTTAGTTATGCTGAATTTTGAGCTGCTACCTGTGAGCAACAAACCACCCAAGCCCTACTAAAGTGATTTCTTTTATTGAATGCATTCATTTTTTTATCTGGGATCTCATCAGGTTAACACTTACAAACAAAACTCACCACATGTTAACCCCTCGTGATCTTGCAATGTGTATCCATAGCTGACTTGTTCACCAAGACTCCAGCAGACATCACTACCTGGGTTACTTTACCTCACTAGCAGGTTTACGATGTGAATATCTATGTGTCCTCGTTTTAGTTACTGTCCTATGAagacatgtactccctccgatccaaaataagtgtcgtggttttaattcaaatttgaactaaaatcacgacacttattttggattggagggagtaatATTTAATCTGTATCTATAATACGCTTCGCTGCTGATAGTCTGCCCATGCCTGAATTGCAGGCATATTGACCCCAATTGCTTAATGTACTTGTTCTCAATCTGCTTAGTGTGCAACTTTATTTACCTTAGCATCTCAATGTTGAAATTTGATCCCTCTagtcaaaactgcgacacttattttggatcgtaGGGAGTACGTGCTTTACTCAAGCTCTTATACTATTTGAAGCTGTGATTTTCTGCTTTTACAATACAGTTCGCAAGTTTCTTCAATAGCCTATGCACATCTTCATAGATTCTGCAGTTGACAAATTTAATCATCTAGTTTTTAAATTTTTGTCTCGTTAAGATAAGATTGTAAATTGATTTATGAAATATGTAATGTAGTGCAATGATGAAAATCATGAAACAGCTCTGTTTTGCAAATTCTGCTATTAACCTGCTCCAAATATCTGTATAGGTTGTTTTACCGTATTTCAAGTCAAAGTTGCAGTCTGTAtataacaaagaaagagaagcaAGATTGCAGGCAAGCCTATGGGATCAGGGTGAGGTTAGATTCGACGAAGCTGGCTTTGTATCAGATCAACAAGGGGAGACTTCTCAAGCACAAGTTGAGACTACAGCTGGAGAAGTGTCACATCTCACGCGCCTTAGGACCAATTTTGCGGCACTAATAGGTGTTTGTTATCCATGGATTCATGCGACTCATGAAGGTTGATCCACTACTCATATATATGAACATCTTGTATAAATCCTAACTTGTTTAAAGCCTT is from Triticum aestivum cultivar Chinese Spring chromosome 1B, IWGSC CS RefSeq v2.1, whole genome shotgun sequence and encodes:
- the LOC123120682 gene encoding peroxisome biogenesis protein 12 isoform X2, which produces MLFQVGGQGARPTFFEMSAAQQLPASLRAALSYSFGVFALRRPSLHKVLDYEDEFFALLMSVLESHSLRTTDGSFSESLYGLRRRPVNVSVNRSNPGAESNVKVYDSALRKRQKTLSVVFLVVLPYFKSKLQSVYNKEREARLQASLWDQGEVRFDEAGFVSDQQGETSQAQVETTAGEVSHLTRLRTNFAALIGVCYPWIHATHEGLSFAYQLLYLLDATAFYSPGLHVLGLHVCRATGQELMDSSSRISRIRSRELERLRGPPWLKTVQRVLLNCTHTTLDYAQTGLIAAVFFFKMMEWWYQSAEERMSAPTVYPPPPPPPLPKVAKDGLPLPTDRTLCPLCCQKRNNPSVLSVSGFVFCYSCIFKSVSQHKRCPVTLMPATVEQIRRLFHDL
- the LOC123120682 gene encoding peroxisome biogenesis protein 12 isoform X1, with the translated sequence MRGQWSEQVVDAATSMKEGKRASHSRLAKNLSMLTNVGDSRSLLQVFALRRPSLHKVLDYEDEFFALLMSVLESHSLRTTDGSFSESLYGLRRRPVNVSVNRSNPGAESNVKVYDSALRKRQKTLSVVFLVVLPYFKSKLQSVYNKEREARLQASLWDQGEVRFDEAGFVSDQQGETSQAQVETTAGEVSHLTRLRTNFAALIGVCYPWIHATHEGLSFAYQLLYLLDATAFYSPGLHVLGLHVCRATGQELMDSSSRISRIRSRELERLRGPPWLKTVQRVLLNCTHTTLDYAQTGLIAAVFFFKMMEWWYQSAEERMSAPTVYPPPPPPPLPKVAKDGLPLPTDRTLCPLCCQKRNNPSVLSVSGFVFCYSCIFKSVSQHKRCPVTLMPATVEQIRRLFHDL
- the LOC123120682 gene encoding peroxisome biogenesis protein 12 isoform X3; translated protein: MGIARRKLFCRFQELQRLHGRTKLCLPCRKVFALRRPSLHKVLDYEDEFFALLMSVLESHSLRTTDGSFSESLYGLRRRPVNVSVNRSNPGAESNVKVYDSALRKRQKTLSVVFLVVLPYFKSKLQSVYNKEREARLQASLWDQGEVRFDEAGFVSDQQGETSQAQVETTAGEVSHLTRLRTNFAALIGVCYPWIHATHEGLSFAYQLLYLLDATAFYSPGLHVLGLHVCRATGQELMDSSSRISRIRSRELERLRGPPWLKTVQRVLLNCTHTTLDYAQTGLIAAVFFFKMMEWWYQSAEERMSAPTVYPPPPPPPLPKVAKDGLPLPTDRTLCPLCCQKRNNPSVLSVSGFVFCYSCIFKSVSQHKRCPVTLMPATVEQIRRLFHDL